In Camelina sativa cultivar DH55 chromosome 16, Cs, whole genome shotgun sequence, a single window of DNA contains:
- the LOC104750585 gene encoding uncharacterized protein LOC104750585 has translation MAIKGEKQSRRTTNPGVRVIGGRIYDSSNGKTCHQCRQKTMDFVASCKGMKKDKQCTINFCHKCLINRYGENAEEVAKLEGWICPQCRGICNCSFCRKKRGLNPTGILTHKAKASGLASVSELLEAEGPDNFAYQKKPKLDVASMEDSSDNSDSVLEKDTKGADITKEKKKVVGKSTKALEEEIQFEAQLPQGISLTSVSGIVIPTEEAGNVFQLFEFCSAFGKALDLMEGQAETVVRELFISGRNSRRQQYCSIIPMMIQLLDLISQDREMSLSLSETDSSWFTAIGEILLQSEVSSDEFPPETFVAGIAEYEKMNASRRLKLLNFLCDESLSTLAMRNCINNQNAEWKAKDKEAKQRAAAAKEKEKQFKLKMQDDVAKSIMEKNRAPLSIEEHNLIMSQIRAEAKKAHEEMVEAKGMTSGTMLICDARRTEPIMLEENGLVLWKLKCYEEEPNILLQDLGTFDSLCPNEKWLAFKPEQKPEIENYISYKRRKLIQAQKSANEEKNANAGA, from the exons ATGGCTATCAAGGGTGAGAAACAATCAAGGCGCACCACCAATCCCGGTGTACGAGTCATCGGAGGAAGGATCTATGATTCAAGTAATGGCAAAACCTGTCACCAG TGTCGACAGAAGACGATGGACTTTGTTGCATCGTGCAAGGGCATGAAGAAGGACAAGCAATGTACCATTAATTTTTGTCATAAGTGTTTAATAAACag GTATGGTGAGAATGCAGAAGAAGTAGCAAAGCTGGAAGGTTGGATATGTCCTCAGTGCAGAGGCATCTGCAATTGCAGTTTTTGCAG GAAGAAACGAGGGCTAAATCCCACTGGGATATTGACACACAAAGCTAAAGCCAGTGGATTAGCTTCAGTCTCTGAGCTTCTTGAAGCTGAGGGGCCTGATAACTTTGCTTATCAGAAGAAGCCAAAACTG GATGTTGCTTCTATGGAAGACAGTAGTGACAACAGTGACTCTGTTCTTGAGAAAGATACTAAAGGAGCTG ATATTaccaaggagaagaagaaagtggtaGGCAAGAGCACTAAAGCACTAGAAGAGGAGATACAATTTGAGGCTCAACTTCCTCAGGGTATAAGCTTGACTTCTGTGTCAGGCATTGTTATACCAACTGAAGAAGCTGGAAATGTATTCCAGCTTTTTGAGTTTTGCTCAGCCTTTGGAAAG GCTCTTGATTTGATGGAAGGACAAGCTGAAACTGTTGTCCGTGAACTTTTCATATCTGGGCGTAACTCAAGGAGACAACAATACTGTTCTATTATCCCGATGATGATCCAATTGTTGGATTTAATTTCACAGGATAGAGAGAT GTCTTTGTCTCTAAGTGAGACTGACAGCAGTTGGTTCACTGCTATTGGAGAGATCCTATTGCAGTCAGAAGTTTCAAGCGATGAGTTCCCACCTGAAACTTTTGTAGCGGGTATTGCTGAGTACGAGAAGATGAATGCATCAAGAAGGCTCAAGCTTCTCAATTTCTTATGTGATGAATCACTTAGCACATT GGCAATGAGGAATTGCATTAACAACCAGAATGCAGAGTGGAAAGCAAAGGACAAAGAAGCTAAACAAAGGGCTGCAGCTGCAAAGGAAAAG GAGAAGCAGTTCAAACTGAAGATGCAAGATGATGTTGCCAAATCCATTATGGAGAAAAACAGAGCTCCTTTGTCCATTGAAGAGCATAACTTAATTATGTCTCAAATTAGAGCTGAAGCTAAAAAGGCTCATGAAGAAATGGTGGAGGCAAAGGGCATGACATCTGGAA CAATGCTTATATGTGATGCACGTAGAACTGAACCAATCATGTTGGAAGAAAATGGTCTTGTTCTCTGGAAACTGAAGTGCTatgaagaagaaccaaataTTTTGCTTCAAG ATCTAGGAACATTTGACAGTTTATGTCCAAATGAAAAATGGTTAGCTTTTAAGCCTGAGCAGAAACCAGAGATAGAGAACTATATCTCTTACAAGAG GAGGAAACTGATTCAAGCACAGAAGAGCGCAAATGAGGAAAAGAATGCCAATGCGGGTGCATAA
- the LOC104750586 gene encoding uncharacterized protein LOC104750586 encodes MVKVLTYFGMTLAAFAFWQSMDKVHVWIALHQDEKQERLEKEAEVRRVRAELLRKAREEDPLA; translated from the exons ATGGTGAAGGTTTTGACCTATTTTGGCATGACATTGGCAGCTTTCGCCTTTTGGCAATCCATGGACAAAGTTCATGTGTGGATCGCTCTTCATCAAGACGAGAAG CAAGAAAGATTGGAGAAGGAAGCGGAGGTAAGGCGGGTTAGAGCAGAGCTGCTGCGGAAAGCTAGAGAGGAGGATCCTCTTgcctga
- the LOC104750587 gene encoding tyrosine decarboxylase 1-like isoform X1, with the protein MENGSKNVLKPMDSEQLREYGHRMVDFIADYYKTIDKFPVLSQVQPGYLHKLLPDFAPYHPETMDQVLDDFRTKILPGVTHWQSPSFFAYYPANSSVAGFLGEMLSVGLGIIGFSWITSPAATELEMIVLDWLAKLLNLPEQFLSKGNGGGVIQGSASESILVVLIAARNKVLRSVGQNALEKLVVYSSDQTHSALQKTCQIAGIYPANFRVLETDASTNYAMRPELLQEAVSQDLEAGLIPFFLCATVGTTSSTAVDPLAELGTIANKNGIWFHVDAAYAGSACICPEYRQYIDGVETTDSFNTSPHKWLLTNFECSLLWVKDQDSLTEALSTNPEYLKNKASQANLVIDYKDWQVPLGRSFRSLKLWMVLRLYGSEALKRYIRNHIKLARYFEQLVSQDPNFEIVTPRIFSLVCFRLVPKENDEKKCNNQNRKLLDAVNSSGKLFISHTVLSGKVVLRCAIGAPLTEEKHVTEAWKVIQDEASFLLHK; encoded by the exons at ggaaaaTGGAAGCAAGAACGTGTTGAAGCCGATGGATTCAGAGCAACTTAGAGAATACGGACATCGAATGGTCGATTTCATTGCCGATTATTACAAAACCATCGATAAGTTCCCTGTTCTTAGCCAAGTTCAG CCAGGTTATCTTCATAAGCTCTTGCCTGATTTCGCACCATACCACCCTGAAACGATGGACCAAGTTCTTGATG attttcgGACGAAGATATTGCCTGGAGTAACGCATTGGCAAAGCCCGAGTTTCTTTGCTTATTACCCTGCCAACAGCAGTGTTGCCGGGTTCTTGGGTGAAATGTTGAGTGTTGGTCTTGGAATTATTGGTTTTAGTTGGATAACTTCTCCAGCTGCAACTGAGCTTGAAatgattgttcttgattggCTTGCCAAACTGCTCAACCTACCCGAGCAGTTTCTCTCCAAAG GAAATGGAGGTGGAGTAATACAAGGGTCAGCTAGTGAATCTATTCTTGTTGTTCTGATTGCTGCACGCAATAAGGTTTTAAGAAGCGTTGGTCAAAACGCGCTTGAGAAGCTTGTAGTCTACTCCTCTGACCAGACTCATTCAGCTTTACAAAAGACCTGCCAG ATTGCTGGAATCTATCCAGCTAATTTCAGGGTGCTAGAAACGGACGCCTCTACAAATTACGCTATGCGTCCAGAATTGCTTCAAGAAGCTGTTTCTCAAGATCTTGAAGCTGGATTGATTCCATTCTTCTTATGTGCTACT GTTGGAACCACTTCTTCAACCGCCGTTGATCCATTAGCTGAGTTGGGAACGATCGCTAAC AAAAATGGCATATGGTTTCACGTAGATGCAGCTTATGCTGGAAGTGCTTGTATATGTCCAGAGTACCGACAATACATTGACGGTGTGGAAACTACAGACTCTTTTAATACGAGTCCTCACAAATGGTTACTTACTAATTTTGAATGTTCACTACTTTGGGTAAAG GATCAAGATTCTCTCACTGAAGCTCTTTCAACAAATCCAGAGTATCTCAAAAACAAG gCCTCGCAGGCAAACTTGGTTATTGATTACAAAGATTGGCAAGTCCCTCTCGGACGAAGTTTTAG ATCATTGAAACTCTGGATGGTTTTACGGCTCTATGGATCTGAGGCCTTAAAGAGATATATAAGAAACCATATCAAACTGGCTAGATATTTTGAACAACTTGTCTCTCAAGATCCAAACTTTGAG ATTGTAACTCCTCGGATCTTTTCTCTTGTCTGTTTCCGCCTCGTGCCTAAGGAAAACGATGAAAAGAAGTGTAATAACCAAAACCGCAAACTCCTAGACGCAGTGAACTCTTCAGGGAAACTCTTCATTTCTCACACT GTTTTGTCGGGAAAAGTAGTACTTCGTTGCGCCATAGGAGCACCATTGACGGAGGAGAAGCATGTGACGGAGGCGTGGAAGGTTATTCAAGATGAAGCATCTTTCTTGCTTCACAAGTAA
- the LOC104750587 gene encoding tyrosine decarboxylase 1-like isoform X2, with amino-acid sequence MDQVLDDFRTKILPGVTHWQSPSFFAYYPANSSVAGFLGEMLSVGLGIIGFSWITSPAATELEMIVLDWLAKLLNLPEQFLSKGNGGGVIQGSASESILVVLIAARNKVLRSVGQNALEKLVVYSSDQTHSALQKTCQIAGIYPANFRVLETDASTNYAMRPELLQEAVSQDLEAGLIPFFLCATVGTTSSTAVDPLAELGTIANKNGIWFHVDAAYAGSACICPEYRQYIDGVETTDSFNTSPHKWLLTNFECSLLWVKDQDSLTEALSTNPEYLKNKASQANLVIDYKDWQVPLGRSFRSLKLWMVLRLYGSEALKRYIRNHIKLARYFEQLVSQDPNFEIVTPRIFSLVCFRLVPKENDEKKCNNQNRKLLDAVNSSGKLFISHTVLSGKVVLRCAIGAPLTEEKHVTEAWKVIQDEASFLLHK; translated from the exons ATGGACCAAGTTCTTGATG attttcgGACGAAGATATTGCCTGGAGTAACGCATTGGCAAAGCCCGAGTTTCTTTGCTTATTACCCTGCCAACAGCAGTGTTGCCGGGTTCTTGGGTGAAATGTTGAGTGTTGGTCTTGGAATTATTGGTTTTAGTTGGATAACTTCTCCAGCTGCAACTGAGCTTGAAatgattgttcttgattggCTTGCCAAACTGCTCAACCTACCCGAGCAGTTTCTCTCCAAAG GAAATGGAGGTGGAGTAATACAAGGGTCAGCTAGTGAATCTATTCTTGTTGTTCTGATTGCTGCACGCAATAAGGTTTTAAGAAGCGTTGGTCAAAACGCGCTTGAGAAGCTTGTAGTCTACTCCTCTGACCAGACTCATTCAGCTTTACAAAAGACCTGCCAG ATTGCTGGAATCTATCCAGCTAATTTCAGGGTGCTAGAAACGGACGCCTCTACAAATTACGCTATGCGTCCAGAATTGCTTCAAGAAGCTGTTTCTCAAGATCTTGAAGCTGGATTGATTCCATTCTTCTTATGTGCTACT GTTGGAACCACTTCTTCAACCGCCGTTGATCCATTAGCTGAGTTGGGAACGATCGCTAAC AAAAATGGCATATGGTTTCACGTAGATGCAGCTTATGCTGGAAGTGCTTGTATATGTCCAGAGTACCGACAATACATTGACGGTGTGGAAACTACAGACTCTTTTAATACGAGTCCTCACAAATGGTTACTTACTAATTTTGAATGTTCACTACTTTGGGTAAAG GATCAAGATTCTCTCACTGAAGCTCTTTCAACAAATCCAGAGTATCTCAAAAACAAG gCCTCGCAGGCAAACTTGGTTATTGATTACAAAGATTGGCAAGTCCCTCTCGGACGAAGTTTTAG ATCATTGAAACTCTGGATGGTTTTACGGCTCTATGGATCTGAGGCCTTAAAGAGATATATAAGAAACCATATCAAACTGGCTAGATATTTTGAACAACTTGTCTCTCAAGATCCAAACTTTGAG ATTGTAACTCCTCGGATCTTTTCTCTTGTCTGTTTCCGCCTCGTGCCTAAGGAAAACGATGAAAAGAAGTGTAATAACCAAAACCGCAAACTCCTAGACGCAGTGAACTCTTCAGGGAAACTCTTCATTTCTCACACT GTTTTGTCGGGAAAAGTAGTACTTCGTTGCGCCATAGGAGCACCATTGACGGAGGAGAAGCATGTGACGGAGGCGTGGAAGGTTATTCAAGATGAAGCATCTTTCTTGCTTCACAAGTAA